A window from Mogibacterium neglectum encodes these proteins:
- a CDS encoding Dps family protein, with protein MLERDFNNYIANLGVMIFKLHNIHWNVEGPQFVAVHEFTESLYNEIFEYYDAVAEHLKIYSASPDVKMADYLKNTSIKEIDAKKFDIKEALGIVKEDLEELRKQATELRNACDNEGWFSGVSIFEDQIAYYNKQIWFVRALLG; from the coding sequence ATGTTAGAAAGAGATTTTAATAATTACATTGCTAATCTAGGTGTTATGATATTTAAACTTCATAATATTCACTGGAATGTGGAAGGACCACAGTTTGTAGCAGTGCACGAATTTACTGAAAGCCTCTATAACGAGATATTTGAATACTACGATGCTGTTGCAGAGCATCTGAAAATTTACTCAGCATCTCCTGATGTAAAGATGGCTGATTACCTTAAAAATACATCGATAAAGGAGATTGACGCCAAGAAATTCGATATTAAAGAGGCTCTTGGAATCGTAAAGGAAGACCTTGAAGAACTCCGTAAGCAGGCAACAGAACTTAGAAATGCTTGCGATAATGAGGGTTGGTTCTCTGGTGTATCCATATTCGAGGATCAGATAGCTTATTATAATAAGCAGATTTGGTTTGTAAGAGCACTTCTCGGTTAA
- a CDS encoding flavin reductase family protein: protein MSNNEKIKIKPGTLLYPLPAVMVTAGTTERNNIITIAWTGIINSDPAILYISVRKSRYSHAIISENGEFVINLTTEKLARATDFAGVRSGRNIDKANELGLTLIPGVTNDTPMIAESPINLECKVMEVREYPTHDMFIAEVVDAHISAEFVDENGSYDFGRMNLIAFNHGGYYGLDDEDMGRFGFSVMKEKTRRRKEKEARGARRQQSRSRRNSSRQPNNGIKAKSNIDKRKNYN, encoded by the coding sequence ATGAGTAATAACGAGAAAATAAAGATAAAGCCAGGCACACTGCTGTATCCGTTGCCAGCTGTTATGGTGACTGCAGGTACTACGGAGAGGAACAATATCATTACGATTGCGTGGACCGGAATCATCAATTCTGACCCTGCTATTCTGTATATTTCTGTGAGAAAATCAAGGTACAGTCATGCGATAATTTCAGAGAATGGAGAGTTCGTAATAAACCTTACCACTGAGAAGCTCGCAAGAGCAACTGATTTTGCTGGGGTGAGATCTGGACGTAATATCGACAAGGCTAACGAACTCGGTCTTACCTTGATCCCCGGAGTGACCAATGATACTCCGATGATTGCCGAATCGCCGATCAACCTTGAGTGCAAGGTTATGGAAGTACGAGAGTACCCAACTCATGATATGTTTATAGCTGAAGTCGTAGATGCTCATATCAGTGCCGAATTTGTAGATGAGAACGGTAGCTATGATTTTGGTCGAATGAATCTTATCGCCTTTAACCATGGCGGATACTATGGACTTGATGATGAAGATATGGGTAGATTTGGATTTTCTGTCATGAAGGAGAAGACGCGGCGCCGCAAGGAGAAGGAAGCGAGAGGTGCTAGAAGACAGCAATCAAGAAGCCGTAGGAATTCCAGCAGGCAACCTAACAATGGTATCAAAGCTAAGAGTAATATTGATAAAAGAAAAAACTATAATTAA
- a CDS encoding RluA family pseudouridine synthase, producing MLKPRQEQVNIRDAAPEKLDNFAYGGTETSTQADMSLAGDGNMESHDVTGEELALQPGTASHGQIREVKSLTPLESDEGKRLDAYIGEVTDLSRSYAQNLIEDGLVSVSGKKVVKKYKVKSGETIMISIPEAKPIDAAPEDVPIDIVYEDGDIIVVEKPRGMVVHPAIGNPSGTLVNAIMYHCGDSLSSINGAIRPGIVHRIDKDTSGLLMIAKNDSAHESLAAQLKVHSVTREYVALVFDNIKKDKLTIDAPIGRDDINRLRKAVNGIGARDAVTHIRVLKRYGKYTLVAARLETGRTHQIRVHMASIKHPLVGDTLYGPKKHPFGLTGQLLHARLLGFEHPRTGEYMEFSSEIPEYFQEVLDKLDDMENR from the coding sequence ATGCTTAAGCCAAGACAGGAACAAGTGAATATACGCGATGCTGCACCAGAGAAGCTGGATAACTTCGCATACGGGGGAACAGAGACTTCTACTCAAGCGGATATGAGCTTAGCCGGAGATGGCAATATGGAAAGCCATGATGTAACAGGTGAAGAGTTAGCGTTGCAACCTGGTACTGCTTCACATGGGCAGATTAGAGAAGTCAAGAGTCTTACCCCCTTAGAATCCGATGAAGGTAAGAGACTTGACGCTTACATAGGTGAAGTGACCGACCTCTCTAGGAGCTACGCTCAGAATCTCATCGAGGACGGTCTAGTCAGCGTCTCGGGGAAGAAGGTAGTAAAAAAGTACAAAGTCAAGTCAGGCGAAACTATAATGATTTCCATTCCAGAGGCGAAGCCAATCGACGCTGCCCCTGAGGATGTCCCTATCGATATAGTATATGAGGATGGAGACATAATAGTAGTTGAAAAGCCACGCGGCATGGTTGTGCACCCTGCTATTGGAAACCCTAGTGGAACGCTCGTTAATGCCATAATGTATCACTGTGGAGATTCACTCTCGTCCATAAATGGAGCGATTAGACCAGGAATCGTCCACAGGATTGATAAGGATACGAGCGGCCTACTGATGATAGCCAAGAATGACAGTGCACACGAATCGCTTGCCGCGCAACTCAAGGTACATTCAGTTACTAGGGAATATGTAGCGCTAGTCTTTGATAACATCAAGAAAGATAAACTGACCATAGATGCGCCAATCGGTCGTGATGACATCAATAGACTCAGAAAGGCTGTAAACGGAATAGGAGCAAGAGATGCGGTCACGCACATTAGAGTCCTGAAGCGTTACGGTAAATACACTCTTGTAGCTGCACGGCTTGAGACGGGACGCACACATCAGATTAGAGTCCACATGGCTTCTATCAAGCATCCACTAGTTGGGGATACGCTATATGGACCGAAGAAACATCCTTTTGGACTGACTGGTCAGCTTCTTCATGCTAGACTACTAGGATTCGAACACCCTAGGACAGGTGAGTACATGGAGTTTTCTAGCGAGATACCTGAGTATTTTCAAGAGGTGCTGGACAAGCTGGATGATATGGAGAACAGATGA
- the lspA gene encoding signal peptidase II: protein MMLVIIASGLLIIDQITKFAVRSRMEIGETLPVCRGVLDFTYVQNRGAAFSLFQNSQLITVILPIITMIAGILFLLHLRKKKERLAEFGVLLIMSGGIGNLIDRTVLGFVTDMISVGSFPVFNVADICVTIGCAVLILWVIIGDRKDA, encoded by the coding sequence ATGATGTTGGTAATTATAGCGAGTGGGCTTCTGATTATAGATCAGATTACAAAATTCGCTGTGAGAAGCCGCATGGAAATTGGAGAAACGCTCCCCGTTTGCCGTGGCGTATTAGATTTTACATACGTCCAGAATCGGGGAGCCGCTTTTAGCTTATTCCAGAACTCGCAGCTCATCACAGTAATTTTGCCTATAATAACAATGATAGCGGGAATACTATTCCTACTACACCTCAGAAAGAAAAAAGAGAGGCTCGCAGAGTTTGGAGTACTTCTCATAATGTCTGGTGGAATTGGAAACCTCATCGATAGAACTGTTCTGGGATTTGTGACGGACATGATTTCGGTGGGGAGCTTCCCAGTGTTTAACGTTGCAGATATCTGCGTTACGATCGGATGCGCAGTTCTGATTCTGTGGGTAATAATTGGGGACAGAAAAGATGCTTAA
- a CDS encoding DivIVA domain-containing protein has translation MIMPIDIDKKDFTRDKKGYNSREVDEFLDLIIVDYEKVLNDNRNMAHKIKFLEKQLEESQKSDTAMLDTLETAKRLMADISASAERRAELMMRDAELEAESMLLEAKTTVKKLNDEHLVLKQKVERLRSNYKAMLKLEMEKLDNDEYGLLPDLDRSDIPDIDKELKTPFGGDEAAVTQDTLVIKKKEDKAEENTEKATVSDLSESLKNLAKEQGSIDDTIILK, from the coding sequence ATGATAATGCCAATAGATATCGATAAGAAAGATTTTACTCGTGACAAAAAGGGGTATAACTCAAGAGAGGTTGATGAATTTCTAGACCTTATAATTGTTGACTATGAGAAGGTTCTTAATGATAATAGAAACATGGCTCACAAGATTAAGTTCCTCGAGAAGCAGCTTGAGGAGTCGCAGAAGTCTGACACAGCTATGCTCGACACACTCGAGACAGCTAAGAGGCTTATGGCTGATATCTCTGCAAGTGCTGAGAGAAGAGCTGAGCTCATGATGAGAGATGCTGAGCTAGAGGCTGAGAGCATGCTTCTAGAAGCAAAAACTACAGTTAAGAAGCTCAACGATGAGCACCTGGTACTCAAACAGAAGGTTGAGAGACTTAGAAGCAACTACAAAGCTATGCTTAAGCTCGAGATGGAAAAGTTAGACAACGACGAGTATGGTCTTCTTCCTGACCTTGATAGAAGTGACATTCCTGATATCGACAAGGAGCTCAAGACGCCATTTGGTGGAGATGAAGCTGCAGTTACTCAGGATACTCTTGTTATCAAGAAGAAAGAGGATAAGGCTGAGGAGAATACTGAAAAGGCTACAGTTTCAGATCTCAGTGAGAGCCTTAAGAACCTTGCTAAGGAACAGGGTTCAATCGACGATACTATTATACTAAAGTAG